Below is a window of Halobaculum lipolyticum DNA.
CGTCCTCCTCGTCTCCTCGCTGCTGTTCGGCGTCACCGGCGTGTGGCCGCCGATGGTCGCCGTCGAGTCCGGGAGTATGGAGCCGCACATGCACCGCGGCGACCTGATCGTCGTCAGCGAGCCGGGCCGCTTCGGCGGCGGCGTCGCCGGCGGCGTGACGACCGCGACGGGAGCGGCCGACGGCGACCGGAACTTCGGCGCGCGGGGCGACGTGATCGTGTTCGACTCGCCGTGGAAACCGGGGTCGCCGATCATCCACCGCGCACACCTGTCGGTCGAGGCCGGGGAGAACTGGTACGACGAGGCGAACCCCGCGTACCTGCCGCCCGACGCCGACTCCTGCGAGGACCTGCCGCAGTGTCCCGCGCCGACCGAGGGGTTCGTCACGAAGGGGGACGCGAACGGCCAGTACGACCAGGTGAACGGCAACTCCCCGGTCGTCCGCCCCGATCGGATCCGCGCGGAGGCGAGAGTCAAGATCCCGCTGCTCGGCCACGTCCGGCTGACGCTCACCGGGTCGTAGTCGCCGCTGGGTCGGCCGGGCGAGGAGTGTGCGAGGCGGCCTCCCGGCGACGCGTGCGACCTCGGCGGTCCCCGCGGTTCCGGCGGGCCGGGGGTCCCGGCGGCCGAGGGGTTGATGTCGCTTCGTTCCCAACGAGTTGTCATGTCGCGGCTCCCCGCCGAGGACGGGCGGACGGACCTCGAGTCGACGCGAACCGCGCGAACGCTGCGCGACACCCTCCACGAACTCCCCGTCGACGCGCTGGTGCCGGACGGCTGGCTCGTCGGCACCGAAGTCGTCCAGTTCGGCGACCGACGGCCGGCCGACGGCGTGACGCTCCGCCACGGCGACTACCCGCGCGACCTCGTGATCACCGGCGCCGGCACCGACGACGGGGAGGCGCTCGCGGTCCACGAACGCGACCGACGGGCCGGCCGACGGACCGTCGTCGCGGGCGTCCCGGCGCGCGGGGACGCCGCGAGCGAACTGACCGACGGACTGCGGGCGGCGGCGCGGGCGGCCGCCCGGATCGAGGGCGGCGGGACCGGCGAGGCCGCGATCGATCGCGGCGAGCCGTCGACGTCGCTGTCGGGTCGCGCCGGCGACGTCGAGAAAAGGTTGAACTTCTACTGAGCGGGCCGCCGACGGAGCGTCCGTCGCCGCCGGCTCAGGTGCTCGTCATCCCGCCGTCGACGACGAGCGACTCGCCGGTGACGTAGCTGGCCATGTCGCTGGCGAGGTACACCGCCGCGTCGGCCACCTCCTCGGGCTGTCCGAACCGGCCGCTCGGGATGGTCGCCGACATCCGCTGTTCGCTCTCGGTGCCGACCAACTCGACGTCCCGTGTCGTCATCGCCGTCTCGACGAAGCCGGGGTGGATCGCGTTCACCCGGATCCCGGCGTCGCCGAGGGCGTCCGCCAGCGCGTAGGTGAACAGCCGCACGGCCCCCTTCGACATCGAGTAGGTGACGAGCCGTCCCTCCCCGCGGATCCCGGCGGCGCTGGACATGTTGATGACGACCGGGTGCGGGTCGTCGTCGTCGCGCTCCTCCGCGCGGGCGACCATCCGCTTGGCGGCCGCCTGCGCGCCGAAGTAGACCCCCTTCGCGTTCACGTCCATCAGCCGGTCGAACTCCGCCTCGGTGGACTCCAGGAAGTTCTCCGGCCGGTAGATGCCCGCGTTGTTCACCATCACGTCGACGCCGCCGAACGCCTCGGCGGTCTCGACGGCCGCCTCGAGATCGGCGGGGTCGGACACGTCGCAGTCGACGTACGTCGCGCTCGCGTCGGTCTCCGACGCGATCAGCTCGTGGGTCGGCTCGCCGCCCTCGCGCGGGTCCTCGCGCACGTCCGCCACGACCACGTCCGCGCCCTCCTCGGCGTAACGTCGTGCGATCGCCCGCCCGTTGCCGCTCGCCGCGCCCGTCACGACCGCCGTCCGTCCCGCGAGTAGGTCCGTCACGTGCGGTGGTTCCGCGGACGGCGGAAAAGCGTTCCCCGGCTCAGCCGTCCGGCTCCGACCGGGCGGAGGACGACTCCCGCCGGGTTCCGTCGTCGGCGCCGTCGGTTCCGGGGGTGTCGGCGCCGTCGGCGTCGGTGGCGCTGTCGCCGTCGGCGACCGCGGGCGCGGTCTCCCCGTCGCCCCCCTCGACGGCGATCCGGGCGTCGTCGGCCTCCTTCCACTCGCCCAACTCCTTGGGGTCGACGTGGACGAACACGTCGTCGACGGCGGGGAGCGCGCGCACCGCCTCGACGACCGCCGTCTCGATGTCGTGGGCCTCGAACAGCGACCGCTCCCCCTCGACTTCGATGTGGAGGCTCACGTCCACCTCCGGGCCGACGTAGTGGGCGACGACGTCGTGGGCGCCGCGCACCTCCGGGTGCGCCAGCGCGGTGTCGAGGATCTCGCGGCGGAGGTCCTCCGGCGGCGCCGCGCCGACGAGGTAGCCGACGTTGTCCCGGACGATCTCGTACCCCGTGTAGAGGATGCCGACCGAGACGGCGACGGCCGCCAGCGCGTCGAGCGCGGGGTAGCCCGCGGCCGCGCCGGCGACGCCGACGATGGCGGCGGCAGCGGTGAGGGTGTCGTTGCGGTTGTCCAGCGCGGTCGCGACGAGCGCCGGGGAGTCCCGTTCCTCGCCGACGCGGAGGCAGTAGCGGTACAGCAGCAACTTCACGGCGCCGCCGGCGGCCAACACCCCGACGGCCAGCGGGCCGCCGGTGAACGTGCGCGGCGGTCCCGGCGACAGCAGCGCCGTCGCGCCCGAGTAGGCGACGGCGACGCCCGCCACCAGCACGCCCGCCGCGACGAACAGCGAGACGAACGGCTCGATCCGTTCGTGGCCGTGCGGGTGTTCGAA
It encodes the following:
- a CDS encoding S26 family signal peptidase — its product is MHDAVRQAIRDTVQVGVGVLLVSSLLFGVTGVWPPMVAVESGSMEPHMHRGDLIVVSEPGRFGGGVAGGVTTATGAADGDRNFGARGDVIVFDSPWKPGSPIIHRAHLSVEAGENWYDEANPAYLPPDADSCEDLPQCPAPTEGFVTKGDANGQYDQVNGNSPVVRPDRIRAEARVKIPLLGHVRLTLTGS
- a CDS encoding cation diffusion facilitator family transporter, which encodes MSRKAAVRRVGAVILVANVVLAVAKAAVWHLTGSLAVGSEAVNSVADVAYSAVVVAGLYLTTQPPDFEHPHGHERIEPFVSLFVAAGVLVAGVAVAYSGATALLSPGPPRTFTGGPLAVGVLAAGGAVKLLLYRYCLRVGEERDSPALVATALDNRNDTLTAAAAIVGVAGAAAGYPALDALAAVAVSVGILYTGYEIVRDNVGYLVGAAPPEDLRREILDTALAHPEVRGAHDVVAHYVGPEVDVSLHIEVEGERSLFEAHDIETAVVEAVRALPAVDDVFVHVDPKELGEWKEADDARIAVEGGDGETAPAVADGDSATDADGADTPGTDGADDGTRRESSSARSEPDG
- a CDS encoding SDR family oxidoreductase; its protein translation is MTDLLAGRTAVVTGAASGNGRAIARRYAEEGADVVVADVREDPREGGEPTHELIASETDASATYVDCDVSDPADLEAAVETAEAFGGVDVMVNNAGIYRPENFLESTEAEFDRLMDVNAKGVYFGAQAAAKRMVARAEERDDDDPHPVVINMSSAAGIRGEGRLVTYSMSKGAVRLFTYALADALGDAGIRVNAIHPGFVETAMTTRDVELVGTESEQRMSATIPSGRFGQPEEVADAAVYLASDMASYVTGESLVVDGGMTST